The window ATCGCAGCAGGAATCTCGCGATTATGACCTCGCGCGCGCGGAAGCCAGATGCTCACACACAGGAGGATCGCACCCGGCACGACGTGGACGGCGTTCGCATCGCAGTACGAAAACGCCGATGAGATTACCACCGATAGTACGAACATCGCGCACGTGAACTTTGTCGTTACATCCAGCGTGCGCGGAAGGTATGCGACGGCGGCGGCAAGCGGTAGGCCTGCCCCGATCGCGTCGAGGGAAACTGTATTCATCCTCTTCCCAGTAAAGTTTGTCCATCAGCGTAACGGCAAGGGCAGGCTCACGCAACGCAGCGCCGTTCGCTCACGCGGCCTGCGATTGCTCGGCAAAGGAATGCACAAGTCGCGGTCTAACCGGACCCGCACCGGCTCCCGAAGCGGCCAGCCGCAGGCCGTCCTGAGGCTCACCGGCGACCTCCAGAAACTGGTGTCTCAACCGCATGGCCTTCGCCTGTGAGCATTGCATGAATCTTCGGATTTCCTTGACGGTTGGCCGCACTCGCCCGTCGGCGATCGCACTCGTTAGCTGGACCAGTTCTGAATTGACGACGCTGTGCATCCGATGATCGGTGCGTCCGCTACTCCCGGTCTGAATCGCATGACTACCGGTGACCTCAATCCGATAACCATGCTCGTCCTCTACGGCCGTCCCGCCCTCTGCCGGACTGGCGCGCAGCGGCGTGCTACCGGCAAGGATGGCGGCGTTACTCGACGATACTGAGACGTCTGCTGCGCTACTGCTGATGCGCGAGGGGCCGGAAAGCGCGATCATCCAGCCCAGGCAGGCGACGCCTTCCAGCAACCAGCCCATCGAGAGAGCAAACACAAGATCGATCGTTCCCCGCGGTGCTCCAAGCACGTCGGCTACCCGCGACGTTACTGGATCATTTCTCGCTGCATCCGCTTTAGCGTTCAGTGCATCGCGCGCGGCAACTTCCCTGTCGGCGGTTTCTTCACGCCGGCGTGCTTCGTTCGCTTCGGTTTCAAGCGCGGCCAGTTGGGCCGCAAGCGATTCACGCTTGATGTCGAGCGCTTCACAGCGGACTGTGCAATGTGTCGAGCGTGCCACGAGCAGTGCATGGGTTACGCGGGCCTGTTCGCGAGCGATCGCGTCCGGCGCACGACCTGGAAGCGCGGGCACTGCGGGCACGTCACGTTCCACCAGAGCCGCCCGCGCCTCGCCAGCATGGCGCTGCGCGGCAAGGAAGAATGTCGCGTGCCCGTAGCCGGTGCTGACCATGCACACTAGCCATAGCAGGACGGCCGTACAACGCACATGCAACGGCGTCCCATGACTAAGCGCCGGAATCAGGTGTGCACCGAGCAACAGGACAAGCCCTACGGCAGCCCACGCGAGACGTTCTGATGCTGCTCCCCCTCGTTCAATTCCCGCGATGATGGATATCCAGGCAGAAATGCCTGTCGCTAGGACGGCGAGAAGAAATGCAGGTATGCGAACTGAGAAGGCAGGAAAACGACGGGAAGGTTGCCTGAAGCCAAGCGCGGCGGTGTTGCTCATGATGCGGCCTCTTTGGTTTGCGGTCGAACTCCGCTGCCCATCGCCAAATGGGGTGAGCGGGCACAAGGCAGGGTTGGCGAACCGGAACCAAAGAAACCGGCAGACCCGAAGGTCTCCCCACCAGGGCCCGCCCATAGAACCGGCGTGCAGAGGCGCAGGCACAAAAAAGCCGCTTAGCGCGGCGTGTGCGCTTTGATTTGTTCAGGTCGCCAAACCCGACGTCTGCTGTTTCAGGCGTGTCTACAGTATAGCGGTGCCGGGCAGGGTTAACAACCGGCGAACGGCGTGTCGTGCGACTAAACGGACTGTCCCTTATCCCGTGCGCTCCGTCACAGCTCACCGGACAGATCAGCCGCCCACTAGCCAACAACAGACAGGTGTATCAGAACCCGTACGGATGCTGGCTCCAGCGGCGAAGCACCTGGTAGTCGTGCTCCGGCAGCACGATCAGCCCGTCCTCGGCCGCCTCAAGCACCCGCTCCATCTGGCCGCTCTTTATGAGGTTGCCGTGCAGGCCGTAGAAGTACCATGCGAACGGCATGCCGATGCGCTCATCGAATTGTGTGAGCTTGCCGTACAGGCTGTACACGTCGAGCTTACCGGTGTTTTTGAGTTCCGCGATCTTGCGCGTATGAGCCCACTGCGGAACGAAGCTCAGCTCCCGCATGCCACTCGGATCGGTGTAATCAGAAGTATTGAAGGTCCAGCGCAGGCAGGCCCGGTGGCCTGCACGACCGGCGCTCGACGCGCTCCAGTCGTCGAAAAAGCGGCGACCCGACCACCGCACCTGATCGTAACCGGGCGTGAGCTCGCGCACCGTCACGATTCGCTGCTCGCCCGTCGAACGGTTGGTTTCCACCAGACGGCGGTCGCCGTCGGCGCGCCGGCGCCGGTCGTACATGGCAGTGGCGAGCGAAATGAATTGCTGCATGTCGATCGCACCCTCAAGCCGATATCGGGGCGTGCCGAGCATGCGCGGTTCGCTGCGCTCGATGAAGGCCATCCCGGTCGCGCCCCTCCGAAGCTCGTCGATCCGGGGCAAGCCCCAACTGTCGTCGCGCGGAAACAGCTCGCGCTCGACAAACTCCTGCTCTTCCCACACTTCGAGTTGAACGAAGTTGTCCTGCTCCCCACCACGGTCATGCACGAAGTAATGTAGCAGCGGCCGGATCTCGGTCAGCCGATAGCCAGCATTCCTGTACGCTTCCCACACCGCGCGCACCGAACCGCCATGCGCTTCGAGCTGCGCGTCAATCCACGCATGATAGTCGGCCGCGATCTCGCGATCTTCCGCGTCGAGGATGCGCGCAGGGCGCTCGCTGTACACGTCGCGGGCCATGACGTAGCGCGCACTTCGATAGTCCGTGCGCGTGGCAAAAGCCGTCAGGAGGTCGGAGTGGTTTTTTGTGACTGACGTCGCGGCGACGATCGTCGCCAGCACGTCAGTCTGCAGGTCGTATTCTTTGCGCATGGTGCTACCTTGTTGCGGGGCCGAAGAGCCGCGGGTCGAGGGTGAAGGGTTCGCTGCTGAGGACCTTTACGCTCGCCATGTCGGGATGCATCGGGTTCAACAGCAGGTTGAAGTCGGTTGGACAGACGACCGACGGCACCCGCATGGCCAGCCGTTCGCCCGTCTCTATCCACTGGCGGCCGAGGGCGCGCGTCGCTTCCGGATCGCGCGTCAGGTCCGCCCACCCGGTCGGCAACGCAGGCACGAACGCCGCATCGTAGACCGCGTCCGCCACATCGAGCGTCACCAGAAAGTAGCCGCCGGCAGGCAGCAGGCCCGACATGTGTACCAGCGCCTCAAGCAGCGCGGTCGACGCGTGACAACACGTGTACAGCACCCGCATGCCTCGCGGGTTCCAGCGACCGCCAGCCAACGCCGCGCCGTTGCCGCTCAGATCATCGGCCCGATAATGGCCGCGCCGTTCCTTCGCCAGTCGGTACAGCCTCATGCAGACACGCCGTGGATGATGCGAAGCAACAAGTCGCGCACGCGGTCGTAGCCCGGCTGCGAATCCAGTACCTCCAGCGGCCGCAGGCCGCCCAATTCCATATGCGGCCGTTGCATCCATTCTGCCGCCAGTGCGTCGTCTTCGAACACCTCCGCTGCCTGCTCGAATACATAGAGCACTCGCGCGACGCGATCCGACTCGGGTCCGGACAGGCGTTCTTCCTTCGAGATCTTGCGGAGGATCGTCGAACTCGGCAGCCCAAGACCGCTCAACAGGGTTTGTACGGGAATATGCAACAGCTCCTTCGCGACCCGATCGATAATGATCGCCTCCATTCCCTCACGAATCTGGCGGCGCTGCTCAAGCGGGTCCATCTTCCGGAATGATTCGAAGTCGTGCGGTTGTGCGCCGAGGCCGTTGGAGCCTGCGAACGCCTTCGCCCGTTTGCCGGCGGCCGGGTCGCGGCCGGCGGGTTGATTCAGTGCCATGCGAGTCTCCCAAATGAGAACATCATAGCTCCCAGATTAGTACTGTCTCAAATGGGAGTCAAGGTATTTCCATATGGCAGCAGTATCGCTCGGGACACGGACGTCGAAACTGTACTTGGGAATCGGTCTTGCTGACCGAGGGTGTAACGTCGAGGGAGAACCGCCATGTGCTACGGAGAGCCAGACAAGCTGCTCGAACTTGTTCTCGGGAATCGCGAGCTGCCGAGAAACGACCTCGGGCACACGCCGCTGGACGACTTTCGCGACTTCTGCGCCCGCACGCGCTGCAAAGAGGATCACGGCCTTTTCTTTCGTGAAGGTCGCGTACGTAACTGCCGCTCTTGGCCGCGCCAGCTTCCGACGCGCCGTTGAATGGAATGATCCGCCGCCGCCAGATGCCGCCCACATGGCGCCGGATGAGCTGCTGCAGCTGTTCATCGTTGATGGCGCGCTTCCGAAGAACGATCTGGGGCATACGCCGCTCGACGACTTCGAACACTTCTGCGCGTATAGCGGCTGCAATGAGGGTGCCCTAGGTCAAGGGGCATTCGCATTCGTCAGACTTGCATATGTGACGGCAAGCTTGGGACGTCGAGGGTATAGATGGGCGCCAATCGACGACGAGCTGGCAAAGGCCCGGGCGAACGTCGGCATGCTCCTGCGCGATCACCCGCCGGGAACCACCGCTGACATTGCCGAGTACTGCGTGCTGTACTGGGATGGCGACGAGCTTGCCGGCGCGCACCTTTCCGCTGACCAGCCCGGGACCGTCGACGAACCGTTCGACACGGATGAGGTGCTTCCGGAGATCGCTGAAGCGGTCGACGACTGGCTCAAGTCGCCAGTCTTCACTTTCCGCCCGTCACTTCTGGAGTGGCTGAAAGATGCGCCGCCGCGCGATTCCGCCGTCTGAAAAAAACTGTCTGACCACACGGCGCCTGTCACTGTGGGCTCCGTCTGCCCTGATCGCCCTTGCGACGCTCACGGCGAGATCGCCGCAGAACCGAGGATACCCATCAGGGTCCTCGCGTTGCGCTGTCCCTGGTCTTCGAAATTGTTGTTGAACACGACGTGAGTGCGCCCCACCGCCTTCGCGATCTGCAGGATTGAAACGGCTAGCTCCCCTAGCTCCTGCTCGGTGTAGTCATAGTTAAACCTCGAGGACGCTGAAGCTGCACCCTGGATGTTCCACGTTTCATGATTTCTGCCGTGCAGCCGGATAAGAGCGAGTCGCGGGTTCGTTACCTGCCAGATTGCCGGGATCGAGTTGGCCGTCGTGTTCGGTTCGTCGACAATCACATTGACCAGCCGGCGCTCGCGCTCCATCGCGAGCGTCGCCTCGCGTGCATTTTCAGAGAACTAGGACTTGTGTCGAAATTCGGCTGCGAGCGTGTAGCCGTCCATCACGTCCGCACAGTGCTCGACGTGCGCCCTGCCGTCGGCGTTGTTCACCACCCACGGCGCAAACTGGAAGTGCACAGCGCCCAACCTCCCCGCTATGCGCAACGGCTCGATTGCTTCGACATACCGACGCCAGAGTTCGCGCAGGATCTCTCCAGGAGTGTCCTTGTAATACAGGTTCTTTTTTTCGCTTGCTGGTAACGCGGCCTGTATATCCTTGGGCAGCTTGGCCCGGTCTGTATGATGCCCGGTGAAAAGGCGGAATGCCTTGATGTTGAACGTGAAGTGCGGCGGCGTTCGCTCGACCCACAGCGCCGAATTCGAGGCACTGGGCATCGCGTAGTAGCTAGAATCGACTTCGACCAGCGGAAACTGGGTCGCATAGAAGCGCAGTCGCGCTTCGGCGCTCGTGCAGCCGGGAGGATAGAACCGCTTGCTTGCGATCAACGTTGGGTCCGTCCAGGATGCCGTACCTACGCTAATGGTCATGGATAGGCCTGTTCGTTTCGCATGCGAAAAGCGTCCCGCACAACGCTTGATAAGGGGCGCGCAGCACGCGGTCGAAGTATTCCGTAGTGGGAAGTGGCATTGCGCTCTGCTTGCGGAAGATGCGATCCAAATTCTAGCGCTTGACTTGGGCGGCTACCTCGATCGAATCGCTTTCCCTCGTGCGACCATGTTGAAACGGGCTGAAAGCGCAACGCCGACTAAAGCCGCCAAAGCGAGCGTACCCCATATCACCGCCGCGCTCCGATCGCCGATTGCAAGCCAACTACCGACATAGTTGCCCAACCCACCGCCCAGTCCCCATGACAAGCCCACTGCGCCAAAAAAAGTCGCTTGCTTGCCTTCATGGGCAAGCTCTGCGGTTAGCGATTCTATCGCTGGCAATATCAGCGTTTCCGCAAAGGTGTAGGCGACGACAATACCTAGCAGCCAGGCGAATCCCTCTCCGAGTCCGGCCACTGAATAAAGCACTGCGAGAAAAATGTACGACCACAGCAAAACTTGGTGCCGCGAGACTCGCCGGAAGACAAGCAACGACGCGCCCACGAACACTAGACCCGCAATGCCGTTGGCCGTAAAGACGGCGCTCGCCCCAGCCTCTGAGCCAGTCAATCTCGCGCCGAGAATTGGAAAAAGGACAAAGAGCTGGGAGAAGAGGAACCACCACGCGAACGTGGCCAGCAGAAAAAGCAGGAAGACGCGGTCTTTGACGACCGCGCCCCACCCCGAGAGGAACGCAGACCTACTGAGATAGGTTCGGTCGAGGTGACCGAATCCTATGCACCATACCGCCATACAGGCGAACAGCGCACCGCTAACGTAAAACGGCGCAATCGCGTTGAAGCCGAGGAGATACGCGCCGAACATCGGACCAGCGACCACTCCAAGATTCAGAAGCAAGTTGTTGAGTACAAATACCTGGGGGACCTGGCCTGCCGGCTGGCGGCCAAAGATGCCATAGACCGCCGATTCGTACAGCGATGTGCCAAGCCCTATTGCAAGCGTGGTAGCCGAGATCATGGCGAAGCTGCTCACGATGCCAAACCCGCAAAAGCCGACGGCGCGCAACGCCAGCCCAAGTACCATCAGCCCTCGGAAGCCAAAGCGGTCTGATAGGGGCCCGGTTATGATCGGCAATGCGCGCGCACCGATGAGATGAATCGACAACACTGTGCCTACCTCGGCAGCGGAGAAGTGCAGTCCACGCGCCATATAAACGGCCATGAGCGGGAAGGCCATGAACGTAGACACGTTGAGAATAAACTGCGCCAACAGAAGTCGACGGACATCGCGGGGCAGCACCGCGAAGTCATCGTAAAGACTCTGGGCGAGTGCTATGACTCCAGCCTTTCGCTTCTCATCGGCTTCGCGCCTGCTGATCATGGGCTCTCCTAGACGAGCCCCTCTCCCATGGTCAGATCTTGGCGGCCGTTGCTCTGGCGGAGCCGGGCGAAGGAGCTCTTGATATCCTGCATTGCGTTCTCGACGGTGAAGGAGCCATTGTAATCGTCGTCCAGCAGTTTGAGCATCGGCTCGAGGATCGCGCGCTCAACCGGGGTGAGATCAGGATGCCAAACGTCTACGAGAAGAATGGCGCGCGACTCCGAACTTCTGTTCCAAACTTCATGCTCAAAGCTGTCGTCGAACGCTAGCACTTCGCCGCTTTTCCAAGCGCGAACCTCGTCGGCCACTCTAATTTCGCAGTCGGGCGGTATGCTGAGGCCAAGGTGCAACGTAAGCCTCGTGTTCCATGGGGCGCAATGCGGCAGAATTTTTCCACCCGGGCGTAGGACCGAAAACATGGCTGTCTCTGCCACGTCCGCATCTCGCAGTACGGCCGCTGTAACGGGATAGCGATCTGTCTCTTCGTCGTTGAAGTACCAACGTTTGAGAACCGCCGCCCGCCACTCGGTGCCTGTGATGAACTGGGCGTTGTTTTGGGTGTAGGCCGAGCGTGATGCTTCGGCGGACCGCGTCATAAATTCTTCCCTAATCTGCCGATAGTTTCTGGCGAGCTTTTGGCAAAAGGGCACTGCGTCCGGCTCGTGCCATGCGGTGTCGGACAGCCCAGGATAGTAGAGACGAGGGTGCTGATAGTCATGAACCGATTTTGGGCTGCTTCGCATACACAACGAGTCAAGCCACTCTAAAGGTCTACTGGTATCTGGGTCAGGGCGTAGGGCGCTGAATCTGTCCCGGAACTGCTTGAGGCTATTGATAACCTTGCCGCTGATTTCATCCATGTTCTTCCCCAATGAGTTTCGCAGAATCTGGCCGTTCAAGCCCTGCGGAATATCGCCTCTGCGAACTCTGCCAAGCTTCGAAACTCGAAGTCAGCACGCGTGTTGTCTTTGCCACCCGGGGTTGCGCCGGAGCCTTGCATCCCATGCCTGCGGTCAATGAAGCACGTTGTCAATCCGCAATCTTTAGCGGGCTCTACGTCGTGAAAGATGCTGCATGCCACGTGCAGCAGTTCGTCGGGTCGGATGTCCCAAGCTCTGACCTGCTCGATCAAGTACTCGAAGTTCTTTCGGTCGGGCTTATAGGTGCCTATGTCCTCCGCGGTTATGACAGCGTCGAAGCGCACTCCCAGGCGTTCCTCGGTCCGGGAGAAGTTCTCGTTGTCGACGTTAGACAGTACTACCAGCTTGTACTGCTTCTTCAGTTGACGAAGCGCGTTCGCGGTATCGGGAAACACCGGCCAGTCCCCTACGGTTCGCCCATACCGCTGGCATTCGTCCCACGTCACGGGTACCGATAGCTGTTCGGCCACCCGCTTGTACACCGTCGCCAGCAAGTCCCGGTAGAGCTTCCACGGAGTCGCGTGTTCTAACGCGATCGCGTGCCGCGCGTGCAGTTGGAGCAGTTCTTCGGAGCTAATTTCAGCGCCCGCCTTAGTCGCCAACGGCTGGAGGGCAGACACCATACCCGCCTCCCAATCTACGAGCGTACCGTAGCAATCGAAGGAAAGCGCCTTGAAGTCTTTGAACGCCATATCACATGTCCCAGGTTAGTGTGGCCGTCTATCAGAAGCTCGCAACCATCGGCATTTCTCGATGCGGTCTTAGGGAATCGTAGGGATGAGTAGGATGCCCCGGTTCCGTCGGACGACGCGTGAAGAAAATCAGCATGTCGCGGGTAGCGCAGCGCGATGTGTCTACCGCACGCACCGGCGATAGACTGTGCTTGCGTTCGTTGTCGACGATGAGCAAAGTGTCGAGGAATGAGCGATGCTGGACTTTTCCCAGGATCAGATCGCGGCTTGCCTGTGCGTTTGGCGTTCCGTTCACTTCCTTGACGTCATGGATATACGTCTGCGCGCTGTCCGGTGACATATTCGAGTGACCGAGCAGTGTTGTCATAGTATGTTCGACACCGTCGCTGTGGACGCCCTCGAGCGCCGGTTCGCCAAGCAAGTCCGGCGTCGTAACGGTCCGGAGGTTGAACACTGTAGACACCCACAATCGCGACGTGTGATTGAGCCTCGGACGACCCTGGATAGCGATCCCATCAATGACATAGGCTTTGAAACGCAGCAGTCCTTGGAACGCCGCATTTAGCTGAAGGTCATCCTGGATCGCCCGAAATTCCCTGACCTTGCCCGAATCGTGGCGAACAAAGTCTTCTTCTTTCGAAAGGATGAATGGTTGATACTCGGCTCGTTCGATTCGTCTGCCCCCGAAGTCGATGACAAAGCGCCCGTTGCGGGATCTGCGAAACGGTAAGGTCGGGTCGGGAGGTAGCGATTCGCTCACTCGTTGGAGTTCAGCGAAGTCACCGTCGGTCGCCCCCATCTCGCTTAGTATTTCCCTCATGGTGTGCCCTGAGACGAAGGCAACTCGCTCCCGGATATAGCCCTCTCGAAGGCGCTTCAGCTCAAGAGAGAGGTTTTTGATAAGCATTGCGTCCTCCATCTGTGTCGTTAAGCTGCGACCTTCGAGCTGATGCTTTCCTGAGTAAGCCGGATTAAAGAAGCTTCGACTTCCAAAACCTCGTCCTCCGACTTTCCAATTGACAGCGCTTCGAGGCGGCCGGACTGATTCGCGTCTTCTGCTGTGATCACTACGCCCCGTTGGGTGCGTTTGTCGAAGGCAAGACCGGTTTCCCGTAACCGTGACATCAACCTGGACAGGGAGCGCGTCCTGACTTCATTGCTCGTTGCAGCGACTGCCCTGTTGCCGTAGCCTTTCCCCAAGAGCTTTTCGCAGATGGCGTGTACGTGAGAGCACCCTCCGGTGCGGCCATTCACCTCGTTGAAGATCACATCGCCTTGACTGGTTACGATCCCGTCGACGTCAAGCAAGCCGTCGAATCCAAGATCGCACGCGATCCGAGCAACTTCAGTCGCACCCGAAATAAATTTTGCCGCGAGGAACGGCGGCACTTCACCTGGCGGAATCGTAAGTCCGAAGCAACCGGGATTCATCCTCGGTGAACCCCAGTTCCTAAAGTGGACGCTGCTCGTAGCCCGTTCGATCAGAAACTCGGCATAGAGAATTTTCTTTACCGGGTAATACGCTTCGACTACGAGCGCAGCTCCTTCGTACCCCAATCGCTCCCATATCGTATTGAGCGCATCCGCTCCGTTGCCAACAAACTCCAATACCTCGCTTGCGCCTTGCCCGGATATGCCGCGAACCTTGGTCACGACCAGATTCCCGTCCGTGGACGAATGGCGATCCTGTTTGACGATAACGGACCCAGTTACTTCGATAAGGTGCTGCACAGCCTGTGACAGCTCAATCAGTGAACTGACCGAACATCCGTCGGCGATCGGTATGAGGCGTCCAGCGGCCATCGCCCGGAAAATTCGCTTGTCATTGAAGAGCTCGGCGCCGCCCTCCGACAGGAACGGATTAGTGCCTTCACGCCTTCTTATGCCGAGCGCATTTACAAAAGTGTCAACG of the Paraburkholderia aromaticivorans genome contains:
- a CDS encoding 2OG-Fe dioxygenase family protein translates to MLIKNLSLELKRLREGYIRERVAFVSGHTMREILSEMGATDGDFAELQRVSESLPPDPTLPFRRSRNGRFVIDFGGRRIERAEYQPFILSKEEDFVRHDSGKVREFRAIQDDLQLNAAFQGLLRFKAYVIDGIAIQGRPRLNHTSRLWVSTVFNLRTVTTPDLLGEPALEGVHSDGVEHTMTTLLGHSNMSPDSAQTYIHDVKEVNGTPNAQASRDLILGKVQHRSFLDTLLIVDNERKHSLSPVRAVDTSRCATRDMLIFFTRRPTEPGHPTHPYDSLRPHREMPMVASF
- a CDS encoding MFS transporter: MISRREADEKRKAGVIALAQSLYDDFAVLPRDVRRLLLAQFILNVSTFMAFPLMAVYMARGLHFSAAEVGTVLSIHLIGARALPIITGPLSDRFGFRGLMVLGLALRAVGFCGFGIVSSFAMISATTLAIGLGTSLYESAVYGIFGRQPAGQVPQVFVLNNLLLNLGVVAGPMFGAYLLGFNAIAPFYVSGALFACMAVWCIGFGHLDRTYLSRSAFLSGWGAVVKDRVFLLFLLATFAWWFLFSQLFVLFPILGARLTGSEAGASAVFTANGIAGLVFVGASLLVFRRVSRHQVLLWSYIFLAVLYSVAGLGEGFAWLLGIVVAYTFAETLILPAIESLTAELAHEGKQATFFGAVGLSWGLGGGLGNYVGSWLAIGDRSAAVIWGTLALAALVGVALSARFNMVARGKAIRSR
- the parS gene encoding type II RES/Xre toxin-antitoxin system antitoxin, which translates into the protein MALNQPAGRDPAAGKRAKAFAGSNGLGAQPHDFESFRKMDPLEQRRQIREGMEAIIIDRVAKELLHIPVQTLLSGLGLPSSTILRKISKEERLSGPESDRVARVLYVFEQAAEVFEDDALAAEWMQRPHMELGGLRPLEVLDSQPGYDRVRDLLLRIIHGVSA
- a CDS encoding RES family NAD+ phosphorylase; protein product: MRLYRLAKERRGHYRADDLSGNGAALAGGRWNPRGMRVLYTCCHASTALLEALVHMSGLLPAGGYFLVTLDVADAVYDAAFVPALPTGWADLTRDPEATRALGRQWIETGERLAMRVPSVVCPTDFNLLLNPMHPDMASVKVLSSEPFTLDPRLFGPATR
- a CDS encoding haloacid dehalogenase type II gives rise to the protein MAFKDFKALSFDCYGTLVDWEAGMVSALQPLATKAGAEISSEELLQLHARHAIALEHATPWKLYRDLLATVYKRVAEQLSVPVTWDECQRYGRTVGDWPVFPDTANALRQLKKQYKLVVLSNVDNENFSRTEERLGVRFDAVITAEDIGTYKPDRKNFEYLIEQVRAWDIRPDELLHVACSIFHDVEPAKDCGLTTCFIDRRHGMQGSGATPGGKDNTRADFEFRSLAEFAEAIFRRA
- a CDS encoding peptide ligase PGM1-related protein — translated: MPKLLIANLDNPSMMGDQYRWSPDFYRSSTTLAMRHAWFAEPGDIVVLPRPLSHQMQIYIAELMEYDDGDVTFLAPELPSDFCGPMGLDILLGSDFLPRVREAIDTDNEWTIWPYYHDRDVDTFVNALGIRRREGTNPFLSEGGAELFNDKRIFRAMAAGRLIPIADGCSVSSLIELSQAVQHLIEVTGSVIVKQDRHSSTDGNLVVTKVRGISGQGASEVLEFVGNGADALNTIWERLGYEGAALVVEAYYPVKKILYAEFLIERATSSVHFRNWGSPRMNPGCFGLTIPPGEVPPFLAAKFISGATEVARIACDLGFDGLLDVDGIVTSQGDVIFNEVNGRTGGCSHVHAICEKLLGKGYGNRAVAATSNEVRTRSLSRLMSRLRETGLAFDKRTQRGVVITAEDANQSGRLEALSIGKSEDEVLEVEASLIRLTQESISSKVAA
- a CDS encoding aspartyl/asparaginyl beta-hydroxylase domain-containing protein gives rise to the protein MDEISGKVINSLKQFRDRFSALRPDPDTSRPLEWLDSLCMRSSPKSVHDYQHPRLYYPGLSDTAWHEPDAVPFCQKLARNYRQIREEFMTRSAEASRSAYTQNNAQFITGTEWRAAVLKRWYFNDEETDRYPVTAAVLRDADVAETAMFSVLRPGGKILPHCAPWNTRLTLHLGLSIPPDCEIRVADEVRAWKSGEVLAFDDSFEHEVWNRSSESRAILLVDVWHPDLTPVERAILEPMLKLLDDDYNGSFTVENAMQDIKSSFARLRQSNGRQDLTMGEGLV